A genomic segment from Clostridium pasteurianum BC1 encodes:
- a CDS encoding CotS family spore coat protein has protein sequence MELEAVIKLVVGNYEVNVNKAIKIKNVYKLEGNSEEYCLKIVHYEYGHFLFILEAMNHLINRGFNNVPKIIKNKNGENYIRFGEYYAFLTKWAIARECNYDNPLDIILAASTLASLHRKSEGFVVTEEMNPRYNWLKWQKVFSTRKDEILDFKNRIEKKENKTEFDYKYKSMLSREVQRANISIINLNKTDYLNKMKMEMKKNGYCHHDFAHHNVLIDKDEGVIIIDFDYCILDTHLHDLSSLLIRKMKNGKWDMSNAIYLLDAYNSIYPIEKNDIPVMTAFMEFPQDFWQVGIQYYWEKQPWGEEFFLNKLKKIELDIDERQEFLEKFRNLNYGGNI, from the coding sequence ATGGAACTAGAAGCTGTAATAAAGCTAGTAGTTGGTAATTATGAAGTAAATGTTAATAAAGCAATAAAAATAAAAAACGTTTATAAGCTAGAAGGAAACTCTGAGGAATATTGTCTTAAGATTGTTCACTATGAATATGGACACTTTTTATTCATATTGGAAGCAATGAACCATTTAATTAATAGGGGTTTTAATAATGTACCTAAAATAATAAAAAATAAAAATGGTGAAAATTATATAAGATTTGGTGAGTATTATGCATTTCTTACCAAATGGGCAATTGCAAGAGAATGTAATTACGATAATCCTTTAGATATAATTTTAGCTGCTTCTACCCTTGCTAGCTTGCATAGAAAAAGTGAAGGCTTTGTTGTAACAGAAGAAATGAATCCAAGATATAATTGGCTTAAATGGCAGAAAGTATTTAGCACGAGAAAAGATGAGATATTGGATTTTAAAAATAGAATTGAAAAAAAAGAAAATAAGACAGAATTTGATTACAAATATAAAAGTATGCTCAGTAGAGAAGTTCAGAGAGCTAATATAAGTATAATAAATTTAAATAAAACGGATTATTTAAATAAAATGAAAATGGAAATGAAGAAGAATGGATATTGTCATCATGATTTTGCCCATCATAATGTACTTATAGACAAGGACGAAGGGGTAATCATAATAGATTTTGACTACTGCATTTTAGATACACATCTTCATGATTTATCAAGTCTTTTAATAAGAAAAATGAAAAATGGTAAATGGGATATGTCCAATGCTATCTATTTATTGGATGCATATAACTCTATATATCCTATAGAAAAAAACGATATACCTGTTATGACTGCATTTATGGAATTCCCACAGGACTTTTGGCAAGTAGGTATTCAATATTATTGGGAGAAGCAGCCTTGGGGAGAAGAGTTTTTCTTGAATAAATTAAAAAAGATAGAATTAGACATAGATGAAAGACAAGAATTCCTAGAGAAATTTAGAAATTTAAATTACGGAGGTAATATATGA
- a CDS encoding CotS family spore coat protein gives MVDLGYRDRAYLSKYDLDVKLFEKFDLKVLDLIPIRKVFLIITDKGDKILKRIDCTLEEFDFVVKALEYISTNFKRVMGFEDSIDGKKYAEWKGEFYCIMNKVEGRECEFSNPVDLAVSAKGLGELHKASEGFRYKNSNKNICGNLLKNVNRKKEEMLFFKRMVNLYENKSEFDDIFLMNVDSYIKKIDDCITFLNKTSYYKLCSEEDKIVLCHHDLAHHNIIINDDNAYFVDFDFSVIDLKIHDLCNFINKVTKDFSFDIDKARIILDNYCTANTLNKNEFNVLFGMLTFPEDFYDITKDYYSKRKDWEEKIFTSRLKRKIHFEADRQEFLKEFKQEIDGF, from the coding sequence ATGGTGGATTTAGGATATAGGGACAGAGCTTATCTGTCCAAATATGATTTAGATGTGAAACTTTTTGAAAAATTTGATTTAAAAGTGCTAGATTTGATTCCAATAAGAAAAGTATTTCTAATTATTACTGATAAAGGGGATAAAATATTAAAGAGAATAGATTGTACCCTAGAGGAATTTGATTTTGTAGTTAAAGCTTTAGAATATATAAGTACAAATTTTAAGCGTGTCATGGGTTTTGAAGATAGCATAGATGGTAAAAAATATGCGGAATGGAAAGGTGAATTCTATTGCATTATGAATAAAGTTGAAGGGAGAGAATGTGAATTCAGTAATCCCGTAGATTTAGCGGTTTCTGCTAAAGGTTTAGGTGAACTTCATAAAGCATCAGAAGGCTTTAGATATAAAAATTCTAATAAAAATATATGTGGTAATCTTTTGAAAAATGTTAATAGAAAAAAAGAAGAGATGTTATTTTTTAAGAGAATGGTAAATCTTTATGAAAATAAATCAGAATTTGATGATATTTTTTTAATGAATGTGGATAGCTATATAAAAAAGATTGATGATTGTATAACATTTTTAAATAAAACTTCTTATTATAAGCTTTGCAGCGAAGAGGACAAAATAGTACTGTGCCATCATGATCTTGCTCATCACAATATAATAATCAATGATGATAATGCCTATTTTGTAGATTTTGATTTTTCGGTAATTGATTTAAAAATTCATGATCTATGCAACTTTATTAATAAGGTAACAAAGGATTTTTCTTTCGATATAGATAAGGCGAGGATTATTTTAGATAATTATTGTACTGCTAATACATTAAATAAAAATGAATTCAATGTATTGTTTGGCATGCTTACTTTTCCAGAGGATTTTTATGATATAACTAAAGATTATTATTCTAAAAGAAAGGATTGGGAGGAAAAAATTTTTACATCTAGGTTAAAGAGGAAAATTCACTTTGAAGCAGATAGACAGGAATTTCTAAAGGAATTTAAACAAGAAATAGATGGGTTTTAA